A stretch of the Pirellulales bacterium genome encodes the following:
- a CDS encoding ABC transporter ATP-binding protein, which translates to MPDAILCRDLHKQYPGRPPVNAVNGLNLRVREGECFGLLGPNGAGKTTTIEILEGLLRPTSGVVEILGRQWGAQDNEIKQRIGISLQETRLPEKLSVREVLTLFRSFYRRGLSPEDAMRQVSLEEKTSSWTKTLSGGQKQRLAVACALVGDPELLFLDEPTTGLDPQSRRQLWELIRNFRARGRTVLLTTHYMDEAERLCDRVAIVDRGRVMACDTPHQLIANLGGEHMVEFTLAGQNGFAQRSTKVLGGVQSVRTVRRDGDQYCLMVEEPHLALPSLLACLEQEGERLTSLTTRHASLEDVFVTLTGRHLRDGGEAV; encoded by the coding sequence TTGCCCGACGCAATTCTTTGCCGCGATCTGCACAAGCAATATCCCGGCCGACCACCGGTGAACGCCGTTAATGGGCTCAACCTGCGCGTGCGCGAGGGGGAGTGTTTTGGCCTATTGGGCCCGAACGGCGCTGGCAAGACGACCACGATTGAAATCTTGGAGGGATTACTGCGGCCCACGAGCGGCGTGGTCGAGATCCTGGGGCGACAATGGGGGGCGCAGGACAACGAGATCAAGCAGCGGATCGGAATCTCGCTGCAAGAGACGCGGTTGCCAGAGAAACTGAGCGTGCGCGAAGTTCTGACGCTATTTCGCAGCTTCTACCGGCGTGGACTGTCGCCGGAAGACGCCATGCGGCAGGTATCGCTGGAAGAGAAAACTTCGAGTTGGACCAAGACGTTATCTGGTGGACAAAAGCAACGGTTAGCCGTGGCTTGCGCGCTGGTGGGCGACCCTGAGCTATTGTTCCTGGACGAGCCAACCACGGGACTCGATCCGCAGTCGCGGCGGCAACTGTGGGAGTTGATTCGCAACTTTCGCGCGCGGGGCCGAACCGTACTGCTGACAACGCATTATATGGACGAGGCCGAGCGGCTGTGCGACCGAGTGGCGATTGTGGACCGCGGCCGTGTCATGGCGTGCGACACGCCGCACCAGTTGATCGCCAACTTGGGGGGCGAGCACATGGTGGAGTTTACACTGGCCGGGCAGAATGGCTTTGCGCAGCGCTCCACGAAGGTACTGGGCGGTGTGCAAAGCGTGCGCACGGTGCGGCGAGACGGCGACCAGTACTGCCTGATGGTTGAAGAACCCCACCTGGCGCTACCTTCGCTGCTTGCTTGCTTGGAGCAGGAGGGAGAGCGGTTGACCAGCTTAACGACGCGTCATGCCAGCTTGGAGGATGTTTTTGTGACCCTGACCGGGCGGCACCTGCGCGACGGCGGAGAGGCGGTATGA
- a CDS encoding ABC transporter ATP-binding protein yields the protein MSQPMAIEVSQLTKRFGEVTAVNALSFHAAAGEILGLLGANGAGKTTTIQMILGLTTPTSGKARVLGMDIQKHRQAILQRVNFSSAYISLPSNLTVWENLFVFARLYGLRKPQCKIKDLVERFEVEHTLKRITGSLSSGQQTRVNLCKALLNDPEVLFLDEPTASLDPDIAEKVRSNLLDIQHERRLTIVWTSHNMNEITELCDRVIFLAKGNLVTEGSPHSIMRERQAQSLEEVFISIARNGDGLDYESRPIATSLTRLKEPV from the coding sequence TTGTCGCAACCCATGGCCATTGAGGTTTCGCAACTCACCAAGCGATTTGGCGAGGTGACGGCAGTCAACGCGTTGTCGTTTCATGCGGCGGCCGGCGAAATCCTGGGGCTATTGGGCGCCAACGGAGCGGGCAAGACGACCACCATCCAAATGATTTTGGGGCTGACCACTCCCACCAGCGGCAAGGCGCGGGTGCTGGGAATGGACATCCAGAAACACCGCCAGGCGATTTTGCAGAGGGTGAATTTTTCGAGCGCGTACATCTCGTTGCCATCGAACTTGACCGTGTGGGAAAACCTGTTTGTGTTTGCCCGGCTATACGGATTGCGAAAGCCGCAGTGCAAGATCAAAGATTTGGTCGAACGGTTCGAAGTGGAGCATACGCTCAAGCGCATCACGGGGAGCCTTTCGTCCGGGCAGCAGACGCGGGTTAATCTTTGCAAGGCGCTGCTCAACGATCCGGAGGTGTTGTTCCTCGATGAGCCGACGGCAAGCCTCGATCCGGACATCGCCGAGAAGGTGCGCAGCAATTTGCTCGATATTCAGCACGAGCGGCGCCTGACGATCGTCTGGACATCGCACAACATGAACGAGATCACCGAACTTTGCGATCGCGTGATCTTTTTGGCCAAGGGGAATCTGGTGACCGAGGGCTCACCGCACAGCATCATGCGCGAGCGACAGGCGCAGTCGCTGGAAGAGGTATTCATCTCGATCGCGCGGAATGGCGACGGATTGGACTACGAGTCGCGCCCGATCGCGACATCGTTAACGCGTTTGAAGGAGCCCGTTTAA
- a CDS encoding ABC transporter permease — MTSVEEPRINDPRSDVVPPTPAPCLDNRHYSALWQIIVTRVKEFFRHPSAIFWVYIFPVLMAIVLGMAFENPNAETFIVDVQSAPGAALIVSALGKTRPEIVIRAKSVDEAAARMNLKTGRTMLVVVPQSTDGVAGVGPSLDALQVEYLFDATRQDSVAARRTVDDVLQRAAGRQDAIAIEDVRYREIGGRYIDFLVPGLIGAGLMSAGMWGVGFVVVDLRVRHLLKRFVTTPMNKAEFLAGLILSRFFFMMTEVALMLIAVWWLFDIHVRGSWLAFSIFIFLGAWVFAGMGLVVASRTMTLETASGIINLVMLPLWMISGIFFQSERFGEAVQPLIRLTPLAALIEGLRAIMIEGAGMGQSLYYMGVLLVWAVVCFVASLKLFRWY; from the coding sequence ATGACGAGCGTGGAAGAACCTCGGATCAACGATCCGCGATCGGATGTCGTGCCACCGACGCCAGCGCCTTGTTTGGACAATCGCCATTACTCGGCGCTATGGCAAATCATCGTCACGCGGGTCAAAGAGTTCTTTCGCCATCCGTCGGCGATTTTCTGGGTCTACATATTTCCAGTGCTGATGGCGATCGTGCTGGGCATGGCGTTTGAAAATCCGAACGCCGAGACGTTCATTGTCGACGTGCAATCGGCGCCGGGCGCCGCGCTGATTGTATCGGCGCTTGGCAAGACCCGGCCGGAGATCGTGATTCGCGCGAAGTCGGTCGACGAGGCGGCCGCGCGAATGAACCTCAAGACAGGGCGCACGATGTTAGTGGTCGTTCCCCAGTCGACCGATGGTGTTGCCGGCGTGGGGCCATCGCTCGACGCTCTGCAAGTGGAGTATCTGTTCGACGCGACGCGACAGGACAGCGTGGCGGCACGGCGCACGGTGGACGACGTGCTACAACGCGCGGCCGGGCGGCAGGACGCCATCGCGATTGAAGATGTGCGGTACCGTGAGATTGGCGGGCGTTATATCGACTTTCTCGTGCCGGGCCTGATTGGCGCGGGGCTCATGAGCGCCGGGATGTGGGGCGTGGGATTTGTGGTGGTCGACTTGCGAGTGCGGCACCTGCTCAAGCGATTTGTCACGACGCCGATGAACAAGGCGGAGTTTCTGGCGGGGCTGATTCTGAGCCGCTTTTTCTTCATGATGACCGAGGTCGCGCTGATGCTGATCGCGGTCTGGTGGCTTTTTGATATTCACGTTCGAGGGAGTTGGCTCGCGTTCTCAATCTTCATTTTTCTAGGCGCGTGGGTGTTCGCCGGCATGGGATTGGTGGTGGCGAGTCGGACCATGACGCTGGAGACCGCATCGGGAATCATCAACCTGGTGATGCTGCCGCTGTGGATGATATCTGGCATCTTTTTTCAATCCGAGCGATTTGGCGAAGCGGTGCAACCGTTGATTCGCTTGACCCCGCTGGCCGCGCTGATTGAAGGCCTGCGCGCCATCATGATCGAAGGCGCAGGCATGGGGCAGTCGCTGTACTACATGGGAGTGCTGTTGGTGTGGGCAGTGGTCTGCTTTGTGGCTTCGCTCAAATTGTTCCGTTGGTATTGA